A stretch of the Deltaproteobacteria bacterium genome encodes the following:
- a CDS encoding AbrB/MazE/SpoVT family DNA-binding domain-containing protein: MKIEKRGQVAIPKNIREKYGFLSNIEVYFMPEENGERTQLLSPVDQVYGISQKIFFQTSCPY, translated from the coding sequence ATGAAAATTGAAAAACGCGGACAGGTTGCCATCCCAAAAAATATCCGAGAAAAATACGGGTTTCTTTCCAACATCGAAGTTTATTTTATGCCAGAAGAAAATGGAGAAAGGACACAACTCCTCAGCCCTGTGGATCAGGTCTACGGAATTTCACAAAAAATATTTTTCCAAACTTCTTGTCCGTATTGA